From the genome of Rhizobium oryzihabitans:
ATAACGGCGAAAGCATTCTGGAACTGGACGCCGCCGAGCGCGCCGCCAAGGGCATCTTCCTTGCTTTCCAGTACCCGGTCGAAATTCCCGGCGTCGCCACCATGCAGTTCCTGAAGGTCGCGATGAACGAGCAGCGCAAGGCGCGTGGCGAGTCCGAGCTGACGACGCCGGACTTCATCCGCCGCGTCAAGGAAGCTGCCGGCGATCTGAAGATCGACATGGAAATGCTGAAGCGTCCGCTGAACGTCGGCTTCTCCGGCGGTGAGAAGAAGCGTGCCGAAATCCTGCAGATGGCGCTGTTGGAGCCGAAGCTCTGCGTTCTCGACGAAACCGATAGCGGTCTCGACATCGACGCCCTGAAGATCGTTGCTGATGGCGTCAATGCGCTGAAGTCGCCGGATCGCGCCACCGTCGTCATCACCCACTATCAGCGCCTGCTTGATTACATCGTGCCTGATAGCGTTCACGTTCTCTACAAGGGCAAGATCATCCGCTCG
Proteins encoded in this window:
- the sufC gene encoding Fe-S cluster assembly ATPase SufC — its product is MLEIIDLHAKIADTETEIIKGLNLKVAAGEVAAIMGPNGSGKSTLSYILSGREDYEVTSGDILYNGESILELDAAERAAKGIFLAFQYPVEIPGVATMQFLKVAMNEQRKARGESELTTPDFIRRVKEAAGDLKIDMEMLKRPLNVGFSGGEKKRAEILQMALLEPKLCVLDETDSGLDIDALKIVADGVNALKSPDRATVVITHYQRLLDYIVPDSVHVLYKGKIIRSGDKALALELENNGYADIIGEAA